The genomic window CATCAATTAAGAGCACACTCATGGAACAGGTCAAGAGATAATTGGCCTGTATGCTGAGGATTACTGATTTGTGTACAAAAGAATGAAAAGAGCTAATTGTTCTGCTCGATGATCCTTTCTTTATCTTTAGAGCAGTAAAGTTGTATAAGTCTCATGATGGTATTTCGGAGGTACTGAACTTGAGATGAAATATCACATTGGAACGTCCAGATCGTTCTACCACCAAAACAAGAAATCGTAAAACGGAGGTCATGCATTTATGGCTGAGCAGTATACCAAAAACATTATTGTCAATGGTAACATCTCGCAGGTCTACGGACTCTGGGAGCATTTCGACAATTTTCCGCGGTTCATGGAAAATGTGAAATCGGTGACAAAGAAAGACAACAAGCTGAGCCACTGGGTCGTCGAGGGCCCGATGGGCAAAGATATTGAATGGGATGCCATGATCACAAGTCTCGAACCAAACAAGAAAATCGCTTGGAGCAGTGTCGAAGGGGATATCAAGACGACTGGCGAAGTCCGCTTCAAAGAAATCTCGAATGAAAAGACCGAAGTGACATGCTTTCTTTCGTACGAACCCAAAGGTGTATTCGGAACAACTTTCGCGAAGTTATTCGATAATCCCGAAAAGAAACTTGAGCAGGATCTGATGAATTTCAGGGATTTCGCAGAACAACAGTTCAAAGGCGGCTCTTCTGATAATGTTGCTGGCGGTTTCAGAGGCACCGAGACCGGAACCCGCGGATCACGCGGCAGGAGCATCGGTGGTAGCGAAGACAATCCCGAAGGACTTCGCAACCGTACACCAGGTGGTATCGCGGATAACGAAGGCGAAGACGTCTAAGCACTATGTTTAGTTTGTTATAATTTCGGTTCGCGAGTGGAATTAACAACTCCCTTTCCCTCGCGAACCGAATCACATGTATGACTTCACACGACAACATCGTACCGAATGTACCGAACGCGGGTGCCCACACTCCGGTGGTTATATGTCCCGAATGTAATAGCACACAGATTCGATTTTGGCGCGCCTATGGGCGGTTTCGGGAGCGATGGGAATATTATCAGGGGACGGGCGGTCGCTCCGGTGCGTATATTCAGAAGGTCTGCGAAGATTGCAATTATGAGTGGCGCGAAGGAATTTATTATTGGGGAGGCGGGCCGAGGTAGGGGGGCTAATCTCCGGCTTACAAAACTGCAGGCGGCGGCACCTCTCAAAGTTGCGATAACTGCAAAACTTCCCTCTTTTATGTGCGAGGCTCTCCCTACCCTTTCTCCCATATCAGATATATAAATATCCCCTTGAGCAGAAGCTTCCCGCTTTGCGTGACTGTTGATTCGCACACACAAATGCTTGAGCCCGTTTTCAGTATATGTTCAATCAAAAAAGTGTGTTTTAGCTCTAAAAAACGATCTTCATCGAAGACCCAATTCCACACGAGGTTTTCGATTGCCCAGAGTCAGAATTGATGTTACATTGGTTAAGCACGAAAAGTCTTGTCTTTGTCACTCGTAACAGGCAGGGTTGCATGATAAGTATGCGAATCACCGTAATCTTGGCCGTTGTTCTAACAGTTTGCATGTTGACAGCCCCTCGATCTTCCGCACAGTATGTGAGTATCACAAGCGATGTCCCACCACCGATGAAAGAAGCATCGAAGGATTCGATATTAAGATCGACGTTTACCACCATTGTACACTATCCACATGAAGGGAGAATTCACGACTTAAAATCAATTGTCTGGCTTAAGGTTACCGTAGGGAAGAAAGGCAAAGCGAAGTCTATTCTGATTATCCATTGCGACAAACCAGGTTACGGATTTGAAGAAGAAGCTAAGGAGTCAGTAGAGGATATATATTTTAAAGTCAAATGGGACGGGCTTCGACCAGTTGAATACGAAGGATATTATCCAATAATATTCTATGACCCAGCGAGCACGAGTGTAATCGTTTTTGGA from Candidatus Zixiibacteriota bacterium includes these protein-coding regions:
- a CDS encoding SRPBCC family protein, with protein sequence MAEQYTKNIIVNGNISQVYGLWEHFDNFPRFMENVKSVTKKDNKLSHWVVEGPMGKDIEWDAMITSLEPNKKIAWSSVEGDIKTTGEVRFKEISNEKTEVTCFLSYEPKGVFGTTFAKLFDNPEKKLEQDLMNFRDFAEQQFKGGSSDNVAGGFRGTETGTRGSRGRSIGGSEDNPEGLRNRTPGGIADNEGEDV